One Robbsia sp. KACC 23696 DNA segment encodes these proteins:
- the tssA gene encoding type VI secretion system protein TssA: MDAIGEQVSASTSDESIAAERQARVDVTIQAWREDATLAPFVSAMSAIVAPLGSGSPVGAALRYHPVFGEIKLARVADDPSLPQGEWIKSRKKADWGKVQALCQRALGESGKDYQVGAWLCEGWFHVSGVAGLRAGVMVMRALVSHYWRDGFPEIAPDDCDARFNVFAWLDEAVARLLRHELSVCPSLGGAITSDGGDEAAHANGAALDLTPARWSDVIAGKAGVGVPDAATWRAKADPARIDALHDLHAQLTTFAAQWHALRDALDVGVARHADRETRMQVPTLRQGDRAIEAALQAIQGLIDGRPASRRASSAGMPDGDMTGSDAAEETRVETSPDSANEGAGVSGRSIRGAGPGVTFQDAQIEWRRVDAYRALAEIAAFLRQAEPHSPVPYLIEKAVGWENAPLDQIMGEVFRSDAAMRQYAALIGVAVEATSA, from the coding sequence GTGGATGCGATAGGCGAGCAGGTGTCCGCGTCGACATCGGACGAATCGATCGCAGCCGAACGGCAAGCGCGCGTGGACGTCACGATCCAGGCGTGGCGGGAAGACGCGACGCTTGCCCCCTTCGTGAGCGCGATGTCGGCGATCGTGGCGCCGCTTGGCAGCGGCTCGCCCGTGGGCGCCGCGTTGCGCTATCACCCGGTGTTCGGCGAGATCAAGCTGGCCCGCGTCGCCGACGATCCGTCGCTACCGCAAGGCGAGTGGATCAAATCGCGGAAGAAGGCCGATTGGGGCAAGGTACAGGCCTTGTGCCAACGCGCGCTCGGCGAAAGCGGAAAAGACTATCAAGTGGGCGCCTGGTTGTGTGAGGGATGGTTTCATGTCTCGGGCGTCGCGGGATTGCGCGCCGGCGTGATGGTGATGCGGGCCTTGGTGTCGCATTACTGGCGTGACGGCTTTCCCGAGATCGCACCGGACGATTGCGATGCGCGCTTCAATGTCTTCGCCTGGCTCGACGAGGCCGTGGCACGCCTGCTGCGGCATGAACTGAGCGTGTGTCCGTCCCTGGGTGGCGCCATCACCTCGGACGGTGGCGACGAGGCCGCGCACGCGAATGGTGCCGCGTTGGATCTGACGCCCGCACGGTGGTCCGACGTGATTGCCGGCAAGGCGGGCGTGGGCGTGCCCGATGCCGCGACCTGGCGTGCAAAGGCCGATCCCGCACGCATCGACGCACTACACGACCTTCACGCGCAGCTGACGACCTTTGCCGCGCAATGGCACGCGTTGCGCGATGCGTTGGACGTCGGCGTCGCGCGCCATGCGGACCGCGAGACCCGGATGCAAGTGCCCACTTTGCGCCAGGGCGACCGCGCCATCGAGGCGGCGCTTCAGGCGATACAGGGGCTGATTGATGGGCGACCGGCGTCGCGTCGCGCGTCGTCGGCCGGAATGCCGGATGGCGATATGACGGGCAGCGATGCAGCGGAGGAGACGAGGGTGGAGACATCGCCGGACAGCGCGAACGAGGGCGCAGGCGTATCCGGGCGTTCGATCCGGGGTGCCGGGCCTGGGGTCACGTTTCAGGACGCGCAGATCGAATGGCGCCGCGTCGACGCGTATCGTGCACTGGCGGAGATTGCCGCCTTTCTACGGCAGGCGGAGCCCCATAGTCCGGTGCCCTATCTGATCGAAAAAGCGGTGGGCTGGGAAAACGCGCCGCTCGACCAGATCATGGGCGAGGTCTTCCGTAGCGACGCCGCGATGCGGCAGTACGCGGCCTTGATCGGCGTTGCCGTGGAGGCGACGTCGGCCTAA
- a CDS encoding 5-formyltetrahydrofolate cyclo-ligase: protein MSANSPPPSVNPSPVPDAIDPIRLEKIALRKRLLPLRQAALTSDPATEHAIAAGVRAWLDAGGFRCVGFYWPLAGEPDLRATLSHWLADDPTRRAALPTEVQLASPLRFAGWRPDTPMRIGRYGIGIPENDADAPAVDITPDALLIPCVGFDARGFRLGYGGGFYDRTLADAAQRPATLGIALEATRIAALPTDTFDIPLDAIQTEQQRYRR from the coding sequence ATGAGCGCCAACTCCCCACCGCCCAGCGTTAACCCGTCCCCTGTCCCCGACGCGATCGATCCGATCCGCCTGGAAAAAATCGCACTGCGTAAGCGTCTGCTCCCCTTGCGACAAGCCGCCCTGACGTCGGATCCCGCGACCGAACACGCCATCGCGGCCGGTGTTCGGGCCTGGCTCGACGCGGGCGGCTTCCGTTGCGTCGGCTTCTACTGGCCGCTCGCCGGTGAGCCGGATCTGCGTGCGACCCTATCTCATTGGTTGGCCGACGACCCCACGCGTCGCGCCGCGTTGCCCACGGAAGTGCAGCTTGCAAGCCCTTTAAGGTTTGCCGGCTGGCGCCCCGATACCCCGATGCGCATCGGCCGGTACGGCATCGGCATTCCGGAAAACGACGCAGACGCACCGGCCGTTGACATCACACCCGACGCTTTACTGATCCCCTGCGTGGGGTTCGATGCGCGGGGCTTTCGCCTGGGCTATGGCGGCGGCTTCTACGACCGGACGCTCGCCGACGCCGCGCAGCGTCCGGCCACGCTGGGCATTGCGCTGGAGGCCACGCGGATCGCGGCACTGCCGACCGACACCTTCGATATCCCGCTGGACGCGATTCAGACCGAGCAACAGCGTTATCGGCGCTAA